The following are encoded together in the Salvia hispanica cultivar TCC Black 2014 chromosome 6, UniMelb_Shisp_WGS_1.0, whole genome shotgun sequence genome:
- the LOC125192927 gene encoding ras-related protein RABF2b-like yields the protein MASSGNKSINAKLVLLGDVGAGKSSLVLRFVKGHFVEFQESTIGAAFFSQTVAVNDATVKFEIWDTAGQERYHSLAPMYYRGAAAAIIVYDVTNQASFDRAKKWVEELKAQGNPNMVMALAGNKSDLLDAKKVEPEDAQTYAEVNGLFFMETSAKTATNVNDLFHEIAKRLPRLQPVPNPSGMVLVDRTAERPASASCCS from the exons ATGGCTTCCAGCGGAAATAAGAGCATCAACGCCAAACTG GTGCTTCTTGGAGATGTAGGAGCTGGAAAATCTAGTTTAGTTTTGCGTTTTGTGAAAGGGCACTTCGTTGAGTTTCAG GAATCGACTATAGGTGCtgcatttttttcacaaacaGTTGCTGTGAATGATGCAACTGTAAAGTTTGAAATATGGGACACGGCAGGTCAAGAAAGATACCACAGCTTAGCTCCGATGTATTATAGAGGAGCTGCTGCTGCGATAATTGTTTATGATGTAACAAACCAA GCATCCTTTGATCGGGCCAAAAAATGGGTCGAGGAGCTCAAAGCACAAG GCAACCCAAATATGGTCATGGCTCTTGCTGGGAATAAATCAGATCTGTTGGATGCGAAAAAAGTGGAACCCGAG GACGCACAAACCTATGCAGAGGTGAACGGTCTTTTCTTCATGGAGACATCAGCGAAGACCGCAACTAATGTCAATGACCTGTTTCATGAGATAG CGAAGAGATTGCCTCGTCTGCAGCCAGTGCCAAACCCATCAGGCATGGTCCTTGTGGATCGAACAGCAGAGAGGCCAGCCAGTGCTTCGTGTTGCTCTTAA
- the LOC125196987 gene encoding probable aspartyl protease At4g16563, translated as MSLDICTTFNFFLFLVATLTFANSRAREMTNPKSLVLGLTYFSQSTIPTPKSATRLLDMTEPLKEVRDGYVISLNLGTPPQIIQVYLDTGSDLTWVPCGNLSFDCLDCNDYRNNKFTTSFSPSRSSSSSRDSCSSSFCMDIHSSDNPFDPCTMSGCSLTTLVRSTCSRPCPTFAYTYGDGIVTGTLSRDILRVHASNPTLTQEITGFCFGCVGTTYREPIGIAGFGKGPLSLPSQLGFLQKGFSHCFLPFKYANNPNISSPLIVGDLAITSKDYLQFTPMLKSPIYPNFYYIGLEAITVGNTTPTQVPLNLRGFDSDGNGGMIIDSGTTYTHLPEPFYSQLVETLEAAITYPRATQVEERSGFSLCYHVPCQFNNILGADDLPPITFHFLKNASLTLPQGNSFYAMDAPSNSTVVKCLLFQSMDDEIDHQYGPAGVFGSFQQQNVEVVYDLDKERIGFQVSDCAMAAVSS; from the coding sequence ATGTCGTTAGACATTTGCACAACCTTCAACTTCTTTCTCTTCCTCGTTGCAACCCTAACTTTTGCAAATTCCCGTGCAAGAGAAATGACGAACCCTAAATCTCTAGTTTTGGGGTTaacttatttttctcaatcaaCAATTCCTACGCCAAAATCAGCCACAAGATTGCTTGATATGACGGAACCACTCAAAGAAGTTAGAGATGGATACGTCATATCCCTCAATTTAGGCACACCCCCTCAAATCATTCAAGTCTATCTAGACACGGGGAGCGACCTAACCTGggtgccatgtggcaatctTTCCTTCGATTGCCTAGATTGCAACGATTATAGAAATAACAAGTTCACCACGAGTTTCTCCCCTTCCcgctcctcctcttcctctcgAGATTCATGTTCTAGCTCCTTTTGTATGGATATCCATAGCTCTGACAACCCATTTGACCCTTGTACAATGTCGGGGTGCTCATTGACCACCCTAGTCCGGTCCACATGTAGCCGGCCTTGCCCTACATTTGCCTACACCTATGGTGATGGCATTGTCACCGGAACCCTCTCTAGGGACATTCTTAGAGTTCATGCAAGTAACCCTACTTTAACACAGGAAATTACagggttttgttttggttgCGTTGGCACAACATATAGAGAGCCTATAGGAATTGCAGGGTTTGGAAAAGGTCCACTCTCCCTCCCATCACAATTAGGGTTTCTCCAAAAGGGTTTCTCCCATTGCTTCTTGCCTTTCAAATATGCAAACAACCCTAATATTTCAAGCCCTTTGATTGTAGGAGACCTAGCCATAACCTCAAAAGACTACCTACAATTCACTCCAATGTTGAAAAGTCCAATATACCCCAACTTTTACTACATTGGACTAGAAGCCATAACTGTGGGAAACACCACTCCAACACAAGTACCCTTAAACCTAAGGGGGTTCGACTCTGATGGCAACGGGGGGATGATCATAGACTCAGGCACGACTTATACACACTTACCAGAGCCATTCTACTCACAACTTGTAGAAACCCTAGAGGCAGCCATAACCTACCCGCGAGCCACTCAGGTAGAGGAGAGATCGGGGTTTAGTCTCTGCTACCACGTCCCATGCCAGTTCAACAACATTCTTGGTGCTGATGATCTACCTCCCATAACCTTtcatttcttgaaaaatgCGAGCCTCACTCTCCCCCAAGGGAACTCGTTCTATGCGATGGACGCTCCAAGCAACTCGACCGTGGTCAAGTGCTTGCTCTTCCAAAGCATGGATGATGAGATTGACCACCAATATGGGCCAGCTGGGGTTTTTGGAAGCTTCCAGCAGCAGAATGTGGAAGTTGTTTATGATTTGGACAAGGAGAGAATTGGATTCCAAGTTTCTGACTGTGCAATGGCTGCAGTTTCTAGTTAA
- the LOC125192830 gene encoding transcription termination factor MTEF18, mitochondrial-like, translating to MLLRKVRISASLKMITGLNNLVLSPVSDKNHIFLQSPQVQTASRIQFLHSSKPISNNSNQFVPKSVAQSSIALSTDGIRRPVKADAQAALFDYLHTTRGLSFLDSEHISKNSPRFLEGLLAKVDSEKDVLRALTKFFRYHPINEFEPFFESMGLSEREYAPFLPQELIFLSDDELLLDNYHTLSSYGLPRCEIGRLFKEVNEIFRYEYGVLNMKLRAYEQLGLRRSNVIKLVSCSPQLLAGEVDNAFVRVLGRMKELGFDSNWIVGHLSSKNTYNWNRMLETLCFLQELGFSDVQMEALFREDAALLFAGCGKQVDIVVALLVKLGLKVEEVLDLVVKNPQILSPKCAKNFSKALAILLEIGTKPEITVQILLSHMEVLASHSLKGLKTVLKDFNSDKHSLCEALEKNPSTFFNLAFKTKKSGAEFVAARSPNNIVEKTDFLLRLGYVENSEEMVKALKQFRGRGDQLQERFDCLVGAGLDFNTVSGMVKQAPTVLNQTRDILEKKMDCLKNYLGYPVESIAGFPSYLCYDMKRISLRFSMYAWLREKGYVKPMLSVSTLLACSDARFIKYYVNIHPNGPEMWENLKRSLASD from the coding sequence ATGTTGCTTCGAAAAGTAAGAATATCTGCGAGCTTGAAAATGATTACTGGTCTCAACAATCTCGTATTGTCCCCTGTTAGtgataaaaatcatatctttttGCAAAGCCCTCAAGTTCAAACAGCTTCAAGAATTCAATTTTTGCACAGTTCAAAGCCAATTTCAAACAATTCGAATCAATTTGTGCCTAAATCCGTAGCTCAGTCATCTATTGCCCTATCCACAGATGGGATTCGGCGGCCTGTGAAAGCTGATGCACAGGCTGCATTGTTTGACTACCTGCATACCACTAGGGGATTGAGTTTTCTTGATTCTGAGCATATCAGCAAGAATTCGCCTCGATTTCTCGAGGGCCTCTTGGCCAAGGTTGATTCTGAGAAGGATGTTTTGAGGGCATTGACTAAGTTCTTTAGGTACCATCCCATTAATGAGTTTGAGCCCTTTTTCGAGAGTATGGGCCTGAGCGAGAGAGAGTATGCGCCTTTTCTTCCCCAAGAGTTGATATTTCTTAGTGATGATGAGCTCTTGCTTGATAACTACCACACCCTTAGTAGTTATGGTTTGCCTAGATGTGAGATAGGTAGGTTGTTTAAGGAAGTAAATGAGATATTTAGATACGAATATGGTGTgttgaatatgaaattaagGGCTTACGAGCAGTTGGGATTGAGAAGGTCGAATGTGATAAAGCTTGTGAGTTGTAGTCCTCAGCTTTTGGCTGGTGAAGTTGATAATGCTTTTGTAAGAGTTCTTGGGAGAATGAAGGAATTGGGGTTCGATAGTAATTGGATTGTAGGGCATTTGTCTAGCAAAAACACATATAATTGGAATAGGATGCTAGAAACGCTGTGTTTCCTTCAAGAGCTAGGCTTTAGTGATGTGCAGATGGAGGCATTGTTTAGGGAAGATGCTGCATTATTGTTTGCGGGATGTGGGAAACAAGTCGATATAGTAGTTGCCTTGTTGGTCAAATTGGGCCTTAAGGTGGAGGAGGTTCTTGACTTAGTGGTAAAAAACCCGCAGATTCTTTCACCCAAGTGTGCCAAGAACTTCTCAAAAGCACTGGCTATTCTCTTGGAGATAGGAACGAAACCAGAAATCACCGTGCAGATTCTGTTGAGCCATATGGAGGTGTTGGCTTCACACTCTCTAAAAGGTCTAAAGACCGTGTTGAAGGATTTCAACAGTGATAAGCATAGCTTATGCGAGGCTCTAGAGAAGAATCCATCCACATTCTTCAACTTGgctttcaaaacaaaaaaaagtggtGCTGAGTTTGTAGCTGCAAGGAGTCCAAACAACATTGTGGAGAAAACGGATTTCTTGCTGAGACTCGGCTATGTTGAGAACTCAGAGGAGATGGTTAAAGCTCTGAAACAGTTCCGGGGCAGAGGGGATCAGCTGCAGGAGAGGTTCGACTGCCTTGTGGGGGCTGGTCTGGATTTCAACACGGTGTCAGGCATGGTGAAGCAGGCGCCAACGGTTCTGAATCAGACGAGGGACATTCTTGAGAAAAAGATGGATTGCTTGAAGAACTATTTGGGGTATCCAGTGGAATCAATTGCTGGCTTTCCATCATATTTGTGCTATGATATGAAGAGGATTAGTCTGAGATTTTCTATGTATGCTTGGCTTAGGGAGAAAGGCTATGTGAAGCCTATGTTGTCAGTGAGCACACTTCTTGCTTGCTCTGACGCCcgattcataaaatattatgtgaaTATACATCCTAATGGTCCAGAAATGTGGGAGAATTTGAAGAGATCATTGGCCTCTGATTGA
- the LOC125193088 gene encoding O-fucosyltransferase 23-like, which translates to MELLCLKPLKFFGLHMNSLAYKCAAFLVIALMIRTLWLPRFSNFRGIPNSRFSLDPNLDNEKSKFLEVPQIVWGLNNQKIAFARACLTARMLNRTLLMPSLSASLFYKEVEQLRSISFDKVFRFDEFNARCGGFVRLGRYSEVSSTRDVFELQKGSGRRWTVDKDLQQLREFAKAPYDEYQMIRVVGKNPFLWHDHWPARDYAKIFECLVLVEEISREADKVVSKIREIGVEERSRVAPLQNNVNAALQTMPYVAVHMRIEKDWMIHCKKLERRLNVTEICSSKEQIKQRVANIVGLDTPIVMYLAVADDLLEDNSILEGWGEGLLPYEKKKLGVLDTYKKHPYLIQSAIDYEVCLRSNVFVGNTFSTFSSLIVLERTQLMMSEGAAKRCGLDIRWPSYAYNLEGESNGPRGWAANMSDVSLQAISYGSNHVSCQ; encoded by the coding sequence ATGGAATTGCTCTGTTTGAAGCCTTTGAAATTCTTTGGATTGCATATGAATTCTCTAGCATACAAATGTGCTGCATTTCTTGTCATTGCTTTGATGATTAGAACACTTTGGCTTCCTAGATTCTCTAACTTTCGTGGAATTCCTAATAGTCGATTTAGTTTAGATCCGAATCTTGACAATGAGAAATCGAAGTTTTTGGAGGTTCCTCAGATTGTGTGGGGTTTAAACAATCAGAAAATTGCATTTGCAAGAGCATGTTTGACTGCAAGAATGCTGAATAGAACACTTCTTATGCCTAGTTTGAGTGCTTCCTTGTTCTACAAAGAGGTTGAGCAGCTGAGGTCTATTTCCTTCGATAAAGTCTTCCGATTCGATGAGTTCAATGCTCGTTGTGGAGGGTTTGTCAGGTTAGGCCGTTACTCAGAGGTTTCAAGCACGAGGGATGTGTTCGAGCTTCAAAAGGGGAGTGGGAGGAGATGGACGGTTGATAAGGATCTTCAGCAGTTGAGGGAGTTCGCTAAGGCTCCCTACGATGAGTATCAAATGATCCGAGTTGTTGGCAAGAATCCCTTCTTGTGGCACGATCATTGGCCTGCTAGAGACTACGCGAAGATTTTTGAATGCTTAGTGTTGGTGGAGGAGATATCTAGGGAGGCCGATAAGGTTGTGTCGAAGATTAGAGAAATTGGGGTGGAGGAACGGAGCAGAGTTGCTCCGTTGCAAAATAATGTCAATGCAGCGTTGCAGACGATGCCCTATGTAGCTGTGCACATGAGAATCGAGAAGGATTGGATGATACATTGCAAAAAGCTCGAGCGGAGATTGAACGTTACTGAAATTTGCAGCAGCAAGGAGCAAATCAAGCAAAGAGTAGCCAACATTGTTGGATTAGATACTCCTATTGTTATGTACCTTGCTGTTGCTGACGATCTTCTTGAAGATAACTCTATACTCGAGGGTTGGGGCGAGGGTTTGCTTCCTTACGAGAAGAAGAAGTTGGGCGTTCTTGACACGTACAAGAAGCACCCCTATCTGATTCAATCAGCTATAGACTATGAAGTTTGCTTGAGATCTAACGTGTTTGTTGGGAATACGTTCTCGACTTTCTCTAGCCTTATCGTTCTCGAGAGGACTCAGTTGATGATGAGTGAGGGTGCTGCAAAACGGTGTGGCTTAGACATTAGATGGCCTTCTTATGCATATAATTTAGAAGGTGAATCAAATGGTCCACGCGGGTGGGCAGCGAATATGTCGGATGTGAGCCTCCAAGCCATTAGTTATGGTTCAAACCATGTTTCTTGTCAATGA